The Methanocella arvoryzae MRE50 DNA window AGTACTGGGCCATGTTGTACATGGTCATCAGCTCGGCGAGCTTCTCGAGATTTGTCATGCCTTCCACGACTGTGTCATTCCTGGCCAGCAGCGCCTTCACCTTGGGCAGGGCTTCTGTGATCGGGCCCTTTGTATCGAGGATGGCGATGAGCTTGCCCATCTGGAAGTCGTTCAGCCCTGCAGTGGCCAGCAGCTGCTTGAATTCCTCGGGCGAAATCTTACCCCGTTTGTCGATGGCTGCGAAGACCGGCCCGACCTCAGTCACACCTAATCCTTCCAGTGCGCCCTGCATGAACCTGCGATCACTAATCTTGAAGACGAACTCGCCTTCCAGGCCGAGCTTCAGCATCAGGTCGATGCCTACAGCCAGGACTTCAGCGTCTGCCTCCGGGCCTTTGACTCCATAGATGTCCACGTTCAGCTGGTAGAACTCTCTGAGCCTGCCTGACTGAGGTTCCTCGTACCGCCACATCTTGGGCATGGAGAACCACTTGATAGGCCTGCGAAGGGTCTTCTCCCTGTCGACGACCATGCGCGCTATCGTCGGCGTAAGCTCCGGGATTAGGGTGATTTCTCTCTCGCCCTTATCCTTGAAACTAAAAGTCTGCTGGACGATCTCTTCGCCGCTCTTTATCCTGAACAGGTCCATAGACTCTACGCTGGGGGAATCAACTTCTCTGAAGCCGTACCTGCGGACGACGTTGAAGATCTTGTCAAGCACCTCTCTGCGTGCCGCCATCTCCTCCGGGTAAAAGTCCCTGAACCCTTTTAGTGACTGGAATTTCATTTGAACCACGTTATGCCGTTAAAAAGATAGTTTATAGGCTGTATTTAAACTATTAATAAGTTCTCATGTTGCATAAAAACCACTTATGTAGCGGTCGACGGAGGTTTTTCGGGCTTGCCCGGCATCAGCCGGATGCGGAGATGGCGGGGTAATGACCGCCGACTGAAGGTGGCGGTGCTTAGGACTTGCGAAGCAATGTAAACCGGCAACTGCGAAGCGCCAGCCGGGCTTTCGTTGCGAGGGTGCGAGTCCTACACCGGCATAGCAGCACTC harbors:
- the hisS gene encoding histidine--tRNA ligase, giving the protein MKFQSLKGFRDFYPEEMAARREVLDKIFNVVRRYGFREVDSPSVESMDLFRIKSGEEIVQQTFSFKDKGEREITLIPELTPTIARMVVDREKTLRRPIKWFSMPKMWRYEEPQSGRLREFYQLNVDIYGVKGPEADAEVLAVGIDLMLKLGLEGEFVFKISDRRFMQGALEGLGVTEVGPVFAAIDKRGKISPEEFKQLLATAGLNDFQMGKLIAILDTKGPITEALPKVKALLARNDTVVEGMTNLEKLAELMTMYNMAQYCEFDPAIIRGLAYYTGTVFECFDVKGELRAVFGGGRYDKIVGLFGGEDMPAVGFGMGDAVLEILMRRAGVWPQESITTDYYILTTKPQFKETETFLAQALRENNFVVEVDLQGRNFGNQMKYANAIGARHVLILGDKEMAEGKVTVKNMETGEQVMKEIREFLSSVGR